A window of Dysidea avara chromosome 1, odDysAvar1.4, whole genome shotgun sequence genomic DNA:
aattttcagaaacccctttagaaatcctagatctgccactgcagtATCTATGCTATTGGGGACTACATACCTagattataatataatatattctTGTCAAACACTAGCTGTTCATTTACAATGAAAATATCGCACTACTGAAGTATGTAAAATTTGGAATAGGCCTGTGCCAGtgacggatctaggatttctaaTATATGACCGatcctgtgaaaacagggcatgtcggcacaaactacaccccatcactctacaggtcatatctcagtattggaaaagtatatttccattctgtaacttgcgtcatgatgccaattaaatgtttactaagaACTGAAAATCGcagtgccatagcataatggtacaaaacgctATGAAAAATGAAAcattgaaaaagtaggcaaaaatcatgtgcccacatgccctattttcgcaggcctggtcacaattatATTATGGCGTTTTCTGAAAGTTAGTATAGCTAAATAAGGTATGTGATAACAattccccaggaaattttgagattttagaagctctgagatcggattttaggcttagtaattacaataaattcaatactttaaactgtaaataattactaaatactatagctaactatagggcaaatatggtgactgcAAGCTGTGGCTTTggttgctgtattggagtagttacttgactgctctattagagtatcttgatcgtttttaatgcagtgggagatgaaaactgaagtgttgctgatggtttaatagctataaatggtgttagttttTGTGAACCAATCTAGTGTGTGGTACAGTGTCAAATGCCTTAGCAAGATCCAAGAGTATTGCATCAACCTGAGTCCTGAgtcaaaaaaattaataacgacaattcaggtgaatttggttccgaatcctagtggaggaggcaacacaaattcacctgaattgtcgttattaaaatcttagccattaacctaccatcacagccatttcttggccaccacctttgattttgtattatttttcaccatggcttttctggaggccgcaccctttttttacagcttggctgtttttgattagatagtatatATTTCACTTGAAGCAGCTGTCTATTACCTTCGTACgcaataagtgcctctaaaataattatcgtttgtCTTGAAACTATTAcatacagcaactgttaaagacctcagctgcatttctaatggcccaAATGTTGAAGTAAAGCATCGCTGGAGAGcccaccattaagagtggaatCCTCGTTTTTAGAAATCTGGATCCCGAGGTGGATCcgcccctcaaagacattattatctacctgcctcacaaaaaagctaaactggtaattaagactatataaaacgactacccaatgctagagacaactccttgggtactacacccgttCACCCTCGTCATACGCACACGATCGTTAAAATCACATGTTTTGTTGTGGCGCGCAGTGCAACTATGAAGCACCttaactattaattatccttcgagaagaacaaaaAAGCGAATGatgcagtggacagaacgtaatcgGAACAATAGATTCGCGAATCTGCCGTCATTACCTTAGTTGTCTGAAGTTTCTGGAGTCGTATAGCTACACCTATCGCAACatgcaggcaggctggcagacgaaTCCAGGTGAAATTCGAAAATTTTAAACCCAgtcactgtacatcgaaacattcgacttttcacttcgtttaaccaaggtacagcatcatttcagcagtactaatgtattccaggtggttttttcggataaaacttattgcaaggccattATTTTGTTAAGGTGTGAAAATCCATGAAACCATAATGATTTTCTTACCTCGCGCGCCCTACTTTCCTTGGACGCACGCCCTACTTTCCTTGGCCGCGCTACTGACTACCTTGAGTCTTGATAATGCTGTTGTGGCAGATGACACTTCATTAATTTTTGGATGTATATTTTCAGTTTAACAATAATTATTGACCTTGTCCTGCTGAATTGCCACATACATAGTTGTAACGAAGTACATAGTTGTAACGAAGTACATAGTAGTGGTAGTATTAGATATGCTGTCATAACTATCTACTGCTACATAAGTATTATATAAATGAAACTGTCACCTTTGCATTGTTAGGCTAAAATAATTCTGACCTTAATTACATAAGTAGCTGCATGCAGGTGGCTGCATTTGATTAGCCAATTCAAAATGATTATTTTAACACATGGCCTTATTTTGACCTGATTTTATTGCAAAACCTTATATGTgatccagtctgggaaaaccggtcttatcccctatttaaaagtattgagaaatgccggtttaaagtatttagtgtgttgtagcttgccaatggttgaagctatgtgtaccacattttcacatgttttacaccaattctttaccttccagagcatccactgtgcaagtagccaacaactaaattATGATGCTTACACTATAAGCATTAATTTATGTTATGGTGCATGCACAGAAAGAATCTGTTAATAAGAAACCTTCTGTAGCCAGTAGACATGCTCATGTGAAAACTTTCTCAATCAATGAAAGGTGTTGTGCTTCACATGCATTGTAATGACATTACTATAAGGTGTAGCTATAGGGGTGTCATGTATCATTATTCTTGTCCTAGCTGAATATGTGATTGTGAGGCAAATAATGAAAGCATACATTTATTCTGATAGTATGCGTGTAGACGTCAATGACATGCAGTATAACACAGTAGCAAACCTAGCATTGCATTTTATATCCATATAAAGTAACTCGGAGGATTTTATTTCCTTGCATTACTATGATAACTGTTTATGGTGATCTATGATAACTATTTACGGTGATTATAGTTTACATACACGATGTAGTGAGTGTGGTTGTTGGTGTGGTAACCGCAATATAGAGGATGAGTTGTAATTTAaattagtgcataaacgaatgctAGAATGAGCATTCGAATGTTTGAATGAAAATCTGCGGATTATCCGAatgtttctaatatttaaaacccacaatcaaaatgttTAATTATTTGATCTAAGGAGTAAGACTTATTGTTGTGAGGATTCTATGCACTTACTTGTTGAAATACTCTTTGATATAGACATTAAAATGAGTGTAAACAATAGCGAAGTAGTAGTTTTATCGCTGTAATCGACCTCACGCCTGGTGCGCTAGCCGTCGCTTGTAGCTTCACATGCACCTGACTGTAGACAACAGGCTATTAACTAAGTGTAAACAATAGCGAAGTACATGTTAACAACTTGACACCTGGCACGTGTTGTGTCCTGTACTATTTCAGCTGCACGTGACCTAATTATATACATTGGGCGTCCACGTAAAAGATTCGAACATTATGAATTTGTATTCAAATGCTCCCAAATGAATGACCATTCGAATTTCAGAGCATTAGTTTATGCACTAATTTATATGGCTGTCACCACTGACACCTTGGCGATGATGAATCGTACTCTTTGTTTATCCAATAAAGTAGATGTTGTTGTGACAGAAGATAAAACAAGCAAGCTTCATTATGAATTATTTTGGCTTAATTTATATGTAGCAATTTGACCTTGCTCTTCTACGTACTTGTGATGAATTACATAGTAGTTTGATTACATAGTATTTTGATAATCTACAGCATACATTAATGAAACCTGTCAGTCACCTTCACATTGTAAGATCAATACAAAATGCACCTTTATTGCATAAAATAACCAGCTGCATTTGATTAGTCAAGTCACTTGTATACAAATTGTAATTTTGGTTTCTTAAGCGATTGCCAGTTAATAGCCTTATTTTGACCTGAGTACATGGATTTTAGCTACTACAAAACCATAGCAAAATAAATACACTTAATTGtgttttgcaaaaaaaagttgtacacataattatgtaaaaaagAGAGTTGGAAATTCATTTATTCATATATGCACAGCACTCATCCACTTACAGCACAGCACTCATCCACTAATCAGCAATCATCGCTATTATAAAAGAAAGAAATGTTTTATTTATTGTAAATAAACAAGCATACCTGTGTATGGTAGGGATCAAAAGCCATTTATAGAATTGGTAAATACAAACAGTCAATAACATCCAACACCGTAGAAATTAGGAATGCTGTTTACATGAGTATctgtaatatgtgactgaatttgacaaaacaaggcttcggcgcacaaagctttgttaggagatatgacgattttaaggaatcattgtgtaataactttccAGTGCCTatagctgtgcaaacaaaatttgcaccaattgttcatctgttcactagctatcactgagtgggtgtatactgatacccaaaatttgccctgttttgagcagcttttttcgagcgggtaataatatcacagatggtagtaataagggtgggagggtgggggtggacggtggtcttaatatactggtataaaatggagtaagaagacgattggaatccagaggccaagtttgggctctccatggccctccatggccctcaaattactccaaattgactgagaacactattggcaagctctctgtgaagtcccagctcactacacaccattatcacaaaggcATGGCCATTtgatggtgccaatctcacactcgtggctttgacagggtcggaagaaagctgctacagaaaccagacttgccagtgctgaaggaagtacagtgtgaaatatgatagtgtattagaccagcaatccatttctggtaaaatcgtaagtttgattttgtgtgtgtggaagccttgttatatgaaatccggtcacatatgaccAATGAAACCTGTGAATCTCAGGATTAACAGCTGGGTGAGCTGGCATCAGGAGTCATCTTACTATGTGAATATCATTGCATGTATGCACAGTACAATTATCACCAATTATTTGTTTCATAGTATGCTATGTATCATTTATCTAAAAAATCCTGCAGTTTGCCATCAACGCATATCTGGATGATGCATTTGTGGAAGTTTCACTGAACGTATATGGTTAACTTGCAATTGAGAAAGTTTTGCTAGAGATTTTGCACCTATTTTTGCTATTAGATGGTGGCTAACTAAAAATAAATATGTAATAACTTTAGTAAAATAGTATAGGGTATTTGTCACACTCCGTTTATTCTTATGATCACAGTTCACTGCATTTAATAGTTTCTACTGCTTGTTGTATGTTATATGTGCAATTGCTTACCAATATAAACATCGTATTGGTTAGTCACATTGTATAGTAGCATTTGCCACgaaaatattaaattttaaattcattCAAACTGTGTAAAATTGTAGAATGTAGGGAATGTCActgaacacatgtacaatactGTCCAAGATGGCACAGCAGGTTAAAtcaatatagctacatagagcAAACAAATTATATTTCTCAGTTTTCCACATACTCATGTCCATAACtactacataatatattataatcTAGGTGATGGTCACTGCAGACTGTACAAAGACACAGACCCCATACTATGCTGTGATGTATGTAGGCAATCAGTGGTATTATTACCGTTACATTCCAATTTTGAATAgataagtataatattattatgatgataATAATGAAAGTTATacaaacatatacatgtacaaattaGGTCTAGCTATTGTATGCATGGAATGAAGTCTATATCAACAGATTTCGATATAGATTGATGTATGTACCATTCTTGATGATGGTGCATGGAGGGAATATATAGTAGTATTACTAGCATTATATGATCATGTATCACATCATCGTCATgctaattataataatattatgtttgtaCATTCTGTTGAGTTTTTAGCATAGCATATACACACAGCCTGTAAATTGTCAGCCTTTCCCAAATTGATAGGTGATATTTCAAGCCGCTTACTGCAGTAGTGTGCTGTAAACAATCTATTGTATTGTTCTGCACTAAATTCTATACACTGTCGTTTTGTTATCATATCCTATAATGGACACATGAGCCATCAGAATTACATACAAATTACATACTTACCTCAAGCTTTTGAAGTAGTTTGCTTTGTGTCTGCAAAACCTTTAATAAACCAGTTGCAGTTTGCAGGGATATTTGCAATGTGTCTAGATATGTACCATTAAACAGGTGGTATTGCAAATGGTGCTTGATTGCCATTACATTGGTAAAGTATTGGCATGCTTTACTAAACTTTCGAACCATCTCATTGACGTCAGTATTCGAAGACTGATCACAATCCACTGTTGAACTATTCTGTATTAAAAACCATGCAATAATAGATGCACATATATAACTGTACAGACTTACATCATAgtgcacaatacagctttgacTATATGCTACACACCATACACTGACATCAGCTTACCAGTTCTGATAAATGTTTGATGTATGGTATAGATACATAGTAAATTTCCTCCAGCACGTTGGCCAGTAAAGCATTATCTACATTGTTAGGACAGGCAATTCCTCTTGTAAAGCCAATTACAATTGCTAGCAGAATTGAAACTTTAAGAAACATTGCAAATAAAATTCCTTTAAATCAATGCTAAAACAAGTTCTGCAGTCTCTAAAACTGAAAGTCAACTTGCAACTTTTATAGAACATATATACAGCAGTTTCTAAGCAACTTTATACTACACACATTAATTAAAGATCACTAATGCAGAAAATACAGACTGTATATTAAgatgttaccatggtaactgCATGTGGTTTGTAAAAGAATTTTTTTGCAAACTgctcatataattatgtgcttATATAAATGTCCATTATCACTCAGCTCATGCCGATTTACTTGCTTTGACACTTAGCCGATCAGAATCTGTCCTATAGCCATTGAAACTGTAGAGGGTAGCAGATATGATGCTGTTAAGCTCCAGTTCTATGCCGTCTAGCACAACACTTGCACATTACACTACAAAGGAGAAGTGTTAACAAGTACAACGATGATTGTTCCTTTGAAAACCGGTGGTACGCAATCCCGGGTACATA
This region includes:
- the LOC136267305 gene encoding uncharacterized protein, with the protein product MFLKVSILLAIVIGFTRGIACPNNVDNALLANVLEEIYYVSIPYIKHLSELNSSTVDCDQSSNTDVNEMVRKFSKACQYFTNVMAIKHHLQYHLFNGTYLDTLQISLQTATGLLKVLQTQSKLLQKLEDMITKRQCIEFSAEQYNRLFTAHYCSKRLEISPINLGKADNLQAVCICYAKNSTECTNIILL